The segment CGATCCCTCGGGGAGGAGAGAAGGGTCTACGCCCTCGATCTGCCCGACCATGGGGAGTCGGAGTGGACGGAGGAGCCTTCCTTCGACGAGATGTCCGTCCGAATACTGGAGTGGGCAGAAGAGCAGGGCATTGAAGAAGCCGACTGGCTCGGGCACAGTCTCGGGGGCAAGGTCTCGATGCGAATCGCCTCGGATCGCCCATCGATCGTCCGAAAACTGGTCCTTGCCGATATTTTTCCGAGGGTTTACCCGCCGCATCATGCGAAGGACTTTGCGGCAATGGCCTCGCTCGATCTGGAGTCGCTCTCCGACCGAAAAGCTGCCGACTCCGCGATGGCCGAAGAAGTTCCGGACTGGGCGCTTCGTCAATTTTTGCTGACCAACCTTACTCGATCCGAACAGGGTGGATTCGCCTGGCAGGTCAACCTTGAGGGGTTGCATCGCAACCTGCCTCAGTTGGCAGGGATGCCTTTTGGAGACGGTGACCTTCCCATTGTCGTTCCCACCTTGCTCGTATATGGGGGCAAATCTAATTTTGTACGAGCCGAAGATCTCGAAGATGCGGAAGATTTCTTTGAGGATCTCCGGGCGCGGCGTCTCCCCGAATCCGGACACAACATCCATGTCGAAGCAAAAGAGGACTTTGTCCGGACGGTGAAGGATTTTCTCAAAGGATAGTGTTCCGCGGGCGGTGAGTGACCCGAATCGCTTTGTCCTCGGAGGAACAAGAGCTGGTATTATCCCGCGAAGCTGCCGAACGAAGCATGGAAGCTCTCTCTACTTTGGGGAGACCGTAGGAATGAAAGAACGCGACGGTTCCCCCCCGCGCCGGGCCGTCTACTCTGGCCATAAAAAAGGCCGGACTCACGCGAGGTGAATCCGGCCTGGAAAGTGAATCTCTCCGAATTTACTTGGTGAGTTTGCTCAGGCTCGAGAAGCCGCCGGAGAGGCCTTTGATGGCCGAACCGATTTGGTCTTTGTAAGAGCCCCAGTCGCCGGAAGTAATGCTGCTGGCCTTGTCGATGATGTTGTCGAGGCCGCCGAGCTGATCGGAGAGGCCGGAAATTTGCTTGATGAGAGCCTTTCCGGTATCGCCGGTAACCATCGGAGAAATCTGCTTGAGCATGCCGATGTTCTTCGAAGCCGTAGAGGCGAGACTCTTCACTTGCTTGATGAGAGCGTCCTTGTCGGAGAAGTCGAGACCCTTGACGGATTTCCAAGTGCTGTTGAGCGTGTCCGAGAA is part of the Puniceicoccus vermicola genome and harbors:
- a CDS encoding alpha/beta fold hydrolase gives rise to the protein MAINHQSSTSRPNRKGKIHTRILSEGNGSENPPLIILPGLLGSSRNWLTAGRSLGEERRVYALDLPDHGESEWTEEPSFDEMSVRILEWAEEQGIEEADWLGHSLGGKVSMRIASDRPSIVRKLVLADIFPRVYPPHHAKDFAAMASLDLESLSDRKAADSAMAEEVPDWALRQFLLTNLTRSEQGGFAWQVNLEGLHRNLPQLAGMPFGDGDLPIVVPTLLVYGGKSNFVRAEDLEDAEDFFEDLRARRLPESGHNIHVEAKEDFVRTVKDFLKG